Part of the Spirochaeta cellobiosiphila DSM 17781 genome, AATGAGATTCCTCATTAATGCTGAATCATCAGTTACTAGTACGCGTATCTTCTTCGACACTCAGGACTCCTGTTTAATCCAATATTTTTGAGTAAATACAAGCCCAGTCCGTTTTAAGGAATTGAAATTTCGTATTCATACCAAATAACGGCTCAGAGTGACCTATAAACAAATAGGAGTGGCTATCCAATGCTTGATAAAAGCGATTGACCACGGCCTCTTGGGCTGGTTCATCGAAGTATATAAGCACATTCCGGCAAAAGATAATATCCAGATTGGTCAATCCACTGTCATATTTTAGGTTATGATAGTCGAATTTGATCATTTTTTTGATCTCATCATTGATAACATAACCATCTGCTTTTTGTGTTGTGAATCTTTTTAAGTAATCATCAGGAATACCATTAATACGCGCCTCTTTGTAGAATCCTTCTTTAGCAGTCATTAATGACTTTAAACTCAAATCAGAAGCTGTTATATCAATAGTAAAATTTGAAGGTAGCTTATCCTTTAAAACCATGGCTAAAGAATAAGGTTCTTCCCCTGTAGAGCACCCAGCACTCCATAAACGGAATTTGTAATCCCCTTTGGCCTGTTTGCGCTTAACTAAATCGGGTATGACGTAATTTTCAAATGTTTCAAAATGGCTTGTATTTCTAAAGAAACGCGTTAGGTTTGTTGTCACAGAGTCAAGCAAACCTTTTAATTCTTCTGTATCTGAATTAATCTGATCAAAATAGGCTTCCACCGAATCCAAACCAGATTTTTTAAGACGTTCCTTTAACCTAGATTCCAAAATCGTTCTATTCGATTCTGAAAAGTGGATACCACTAGAGTTATATATCAAATCACGAAATTTCCCAAAAACTCCGTCGCTTAAGAACTCTGACATTTAGTATTTCCTATTGTTATGGTAATTAAAGTCTAAGTTTTCACATATCTAGTGTCAATCAAAATGTTTTATGAAATTTCCCTATCTCTGTGATACTTTAATACCATGGAATTAATATCCTTAACTATAAAAGGCATACTGTTACAGGACGATTCTCTGCAACCCTACCTCATTATGCAGTCATTTGAGGGCAACCGCATCCTACCCTTATCAATATCGGCTTCCTCAGCTAGTCAATTGATACTACAAATAGAAAACGCTGAAGCTAATCATTCAGGATACTTTCTAAGTGAACTCTGGAATAAGCATCATTTTCTTCTTAAGCAATTGCTTATCATAAAAGGAAGGAATTATCCATATGAAGGTACATTACATTATAAGAAAGGTTTAAGAAAACACAGAATTTCCATTCCAATATCATCAGGAATATCTTTTGCAATCCATCAAAAGGTCCCTATCCTTACAGATATTTCCAATACCCTCTTATTAACAGACTATCCTATCTATAATACTAACTTGGATTGGGAGCGGGGGAACCTGGAAACAATTGACTCTTTTAGGCATGACCAACCCTTCATGTAATTGACATTGACCTTCTAATACAACCATAATCATCTTACATGAAGAAGTATATTTTTGTTACAGGCGGGGTGTGTTCCAGCCTTGGAAAGGGGATAGCAGCTGCGTCCTTAGGGAGTCTACTAGAGTGTAGGGGATTTACGGTTCGAATGATCAAAGTAGATCCCTATATTAATGTTGATGCAGGGACTATGAGTCCTTATCAACATGGAGAAGTTTATGTTACCGACGATGGCGCCGAAACGGATCTAGACCTTGGTAACTATTCCAGATTCACCGGATCTACTCTTAATCAAGCCAATTCCATTACAACCGGACAGGTGTATCAATCTGTTATTAAGAAAGAACGTGAAGGTCGATATCTTGGTAAGACTGTACAAGTCATCCCTCATATTACAGATGAAATTAAACAGCGTATCTATAAAATTGGAGAAGATCCTAATGTAGATTTTACTGTTATTGAGGTGGGGGGAACAGTTGGAGATATAGAATCCATTCCTTTCCTAGAAGCCGCTCGTCAAATGATTCATGATATTGGTCGGGAAAATGTTCTATCCGTTCATCTCACATTAGTTCCTACTGTCACTGGTGGTGAATTAAAAACAAAACCAACACAGCATTCAGTAAAAGAACTACAATCTATAGGTATTCAACCTGATATTCTATTATGCCGTGCTGCAGTTGAACTTGATCCATCCATGCGAAGAAAAATTGCAAGTTTTACCAATGTTCAGTTGGACTCAGTCCTAACCGCACGGGATGTTAATACAACAATTTATGAAATTCCTTTAATTTACCATAATCAGGGTCTGGATGAATTAGTTCTTAAAAAGATGGGAATGACGATTCCTTCTATTGATCTAAGTCCTTGGCAACATGTAGTGGACATATTCAACACAGCGAAACAAACTGCAAAGATAGCCCTGGTTGGTAAGTACGTCGACTTGGGAGATGCCTACAAATCCATTGATGAAGCCTTGGTTCATGGTGGTATTGGTAATGGTTCTAAAGTTAAGATAATCAAAATTGATTCAGAACAACTAGAAAAAGAAGAACGGCCCCTTGATGAAGTATTCAAGGATATTGATGGGATTCTCATTCCTGGAGGATTTGGTCAACGAGGAATTCAAGGAATGATCGACACAGCTAAATACGCTAGAGAGAATAAAATTCCCCTATTAGGAATCTGTCTTGGTATGCAGGTGATGGTTATTGAGTATTCTCGAAATAAAGCTCAACTGGACGAAGCAGATTCTTCCGAGTTCAAACCAGATGGTCCTCAATCTGTTGTAAGTCTATTGGAAGAGCAAATTAATGTTCAATCCTATGGGGGAACCATGCGTTTAGGTCGAAGCGAAACCCATCTTAAGGAAAACACTAAGATTTGGCATATCTATGGTTCAGATGTTATATTCGAAAGACATCGTCACAGATATGAAGTAACCAATAGTTATAAAGACCAGTTAACTGAAAATGGACTTCTTATTAATGGTTATACTCCAGATGGCTCTCTTGTAGAAACTGTTGAATGGCCTGATCATCCCTGGGGTATTGGTGTTCAGTATCATCCGGAATTCTTATCCAAACCATTTAAACCACATCCACTGTTTAAGAGTTTTGTTGAAGCCGCCCTTAAGAATGTCAAATAAGGTCTTTATTGGGATAATAGTTATCCTCCTTAGTAGTTGCTCCTTAGATTATGAAGGAGCCAACTTAGCAGAATCTTTGGAGGATGATATCCCCAATAGTGAACTTGATAATTTCAAACAAACAGTTATAGAGCAAGGTCAAATACGTTTTAGCATTGAGGCTCAAAAAGCTAAGATATTCACAGAAAAAACAAAATCTCTATTGTATGAGGCTCAATTTAATGAGTTTGAAGATGGGCAACAGATAACTCATGGCCAATCTGATTACATCATGTATGATGATCAGAAAAGAGATGCTAATCTCAAGGGGAATATAATAATTGATTCTCTGAAGGAAGCAACTGCTATAAAAGCGGATGAACTTAATTGGAACGAGGAAAAACAAACTCTGGCAGGAACATCAGAAGGCTTAGTTAGGGTTGAACAACAAGAAGGTAGTTTGATGTATGGAACAGGCTTTGAAGTTAATCTTAAATACAATTTTATTAGGTTTAATCATTTCATTAAGGGCCAATATGCATCGGAAAATTAGCCTATATATATTTTTAATCATTAGCCTTATCCCCTGCTATGGAGATGACTTTTCCTTCTATGCAGATTCGGTCATATCCTCTATTGCCAAAGGCGATGAAAAAACCCAACTCCTTGGCCATGCCAAAATAGTCACAGAGACCTTAACAATTACAGCGGATAAGATTGAAATATACGGAAGTAATTACCGTTTTGCTAATTGTGAGGGTAATGTCTATGTAAATGACACGGACAAAGGTATCAAACTTAGTTCTAACAGTATGCTTTATGATAGAGAACTTGATATTAGTAAAGTTCAAGGCCAGGCGCAAATGGAAGACCTAAGAAATGAACTGATTGTAAAAGGCTCTTACCTCGAAAACCGTGGCCAGGAAGAAATCACTATTATTCAAGTTGGTGTTAGGGTATTAAAAGCAGATCTTATATGCCGTTCTGAGTTTGCCTTATATCGAAGACAAACAGATCAACTTGAATTATCAGGCTTCCCTTATGTGGAATCAAAAGGAGACATATACGAAGCGAGTCGTATTCATATCAATCTTGATACAGAAGAGATAAATCTCTATGGAGATGTATCAGGTACGGTCAACCAGGAAGAAAAACCCGAAGAGACTCTCGATCAGAATCAACAGGATAAACCAAATGAACAGTGAAACCCTTCAAGTATTGGAGCTCCGCAAAGAATTCGGAAAGAAAGTTGCTGTTAAGAATGTTAGCTTTAGTATGAATAAAGGGGAAGTCGTTGGACTTTTAGGCCCTAATGGTGCAGGGAAAACTACAATCTTCTATATGATTGCTGGATTCATAACACCCACTAAAGGTATTATTAAGCTTAATAATCAGAATATAACTAAAGTAGCTATGTATAAAAGAGCCAGACAGGGTATTTCCTATTTACCTCAGGAAGCCTCTGTATTTCGTAAGCTCAGTGTAGAAAATAATATCTACTCTATCCTTGAAACACGACAGGACTTGAGTAAAATACAAAAAAAAGAAACTCTTAATGAATTAATTGATGAACTTGGTCTAGATCATATCCGAAAACAACATGCTTATACTTTATCAGGAGGAGAGCGACGAAGAACAGAAATAGCCAGAGCTTTAGCTATAGAACCGCATTTCCTTCTTCTTGATGAACCTTTTGCCGGTATTGATCCTATTGCCGTAGGAGAAATCAAAGGTATTATCAAAAAACTGGCAGATAAGGATATTGGAGTCCTTATAACAGATCATAATGTTCATTATACCCTTGAGATCACCCACCGATCGTATATAATCAATCAAGGAGAAATCCTCGTATCCGGTTCCAGGAATGAAATAATAAATAACGATTTGGCTAAAAAGTTTTACTTGGGACAGGATTTCAAGATGTATATTGATTGAGTTGCCCAGGATGCCTTCCCATTGGTATACTATAGGAAACCAGGGAGGTAAAATTGCAGTTTCAAAAACCTGTAATGCGACAAGAACAGCGCCTCAAGATGAGCCCGCAGTTATTTCAGTCAATTCAACTGATGACACTGCCTGTTCAAGAATTGTCACAACGCATACATGACGAGGTTGAAAAGAACCCTGCATTAGAAATACTCTCGGAAAAGCCCTTATCCTCCTTAAGTGGAGAGGAACCCTCAGGGGAAGCAGATTACTTTGAAAACACATCAGACCCTGGATATTCTCCTCAATTAGCTAGTGAGAAGTCTGACAATAAGCGACAATTTCTGGAAGGTGCTATTAGCCGACCCGAAAGCCTTCATGAACATCTATTATGGCAGCTTCAACTTGAAATCCTCACCCCCCAACAGATGAAGGTGGGGGAACTTCTTATCAATAATTTGAACGAAGATGGTTTTCATATAGAAGATCCAGAAACTCTTGTTAAAAGCAATGAATTGGATATCCTTTATAGTGTAATGGAAATAATACAGGAATTCGAACCAGAAGGAACTTGTACAGCCGATGTCCATGAGTCATTAATTGTACAGAGTCAGGTACTGGAAGGAGCCCCTAAAGAGCTGTCTGTTATACTAACAGAGCATTGGAATTTACTAGAAAAGGGTAAGATTGATGAGCTTATTAAAGCAACTGGCTTTAATAGTTGGGATATTACTCATGCTTTGGATTACTTAAAGGATAAATTAAGTCCTTTTCCCGGGAGAAAGTTTTCTCAAGAATCAGCCACACTAGTTGTTCCTGACTTAATGTTAAGAACGAGAGAAGGTGAGTTTATCCTTGTATTAAATGACGAAGAAATACCCGTCTTAGGGGTAGATTCCTTATTCCAACAACTCATGAAGAATAAAGAAGACAGGAAGGCCAAACAATTTGTAACATCCAGAGTGAAAGACGCCCAATTTTTTATTAGAAGTATTCAACAACGTAATGATACATTACTAAAAGTAGCCAGGACAATAATAGAGTTCCAGAGAGACTTTTTTTATAAAGGACCAAAGTACCTGGTTCCTCTTACTCTTAAGGATATAGCCGAGGAGGTGGGTGTTCACGAAGCGACCGTGTCCAGACTAACTAACGGCAAATATTTACAAACAGAGAAGGGTATATATGAACTAAAGTATTTCTTTTCCAACTCCGTAGGAACTAGCTCTGGTAATCCCAGCCGCTATTCCAAAGAAGGAGTCAAAGAAATCATAAGAGAAATTTTGGAAGAAAATACCTCGGGGAAGAAATTATCAGATCAAAAAATATCTGATATTTTACAGACCCGTGGAATAAAAGTAGCGAGGAGGACGGTGGCTAAGTATCGAGGAGAACTCGATATATCATCATCCTACTCAAGACAATAAGGGGGCCTTAAATGAACTTAACTGTTAAAGCTGTACACTACAACTTGTCTGACACGACGAGGGACTTCATTGACAAAAAATTGGAAAAACTAAATCATGTCAAAGAAATCATAGTCGATTTCGCCCTAACTATTACAAAAGAAAAGCAGCACTATCGTGCAGAGGCAACGATTCATTATCGTTGGAACAAAGACGCTCATTTTCATGATGATGAAAAGGAGTTATACAAAGCCATTGAGATTTTAATTGATAAGGTTGAATTGGCAACTACAAAGGAAAAGGAAAAAATAAAAACCCATACAGGTGTCGATAAGAGAGAGGTTGTTGAAGAATAACTTCCAAAAGGCCGCTTTTTACAAGCGGCTTTTTTTATCTAATAGAGACATACAACATTGTTTGGATTTCACAATATCCGTAAAAACATATAACTCGGGTAATACTTCTTTGTATGTGTTAGAAAACAACAAAAAACCCCTTATTTAGTACATAAGGGGTTAGAAAAAAGATTAAGTGTTGCGCTTATTCCGCAAGAAGAAACTGATCAGCCCCTTCCCCTTCTTCAAGTGCATCGAGGATTTCATCAATATCATCTTCTGATTCGAATCCTCCATACCATTTGCCTTCAGGATAAATCACCATGGCTGGCCCACGGTCACATACCTTTAAGCAACCAGTTGTCGAAACCATTACAGTCCCTAATTCATCCCGATCCATGAGTTCTGTTTCCAGATACTGTACAAAATTAAAGGCGCCTTTTTTATGGCATACTCCCTGAGGAGTTCCAGCGGCTCTAAAGCTTGCACAGACCAAAATATGCCTGTCTGGTTTTTCCATCTATGTCCTCCATATCCAATTAATTTAATGGGATTATCAACCACAACCTTGTGCCGTTCCCTGACAAGAAGAACCACAACTAAATGCTTGTCTTGGTTTAAGGGAGTCCATACTTTTTGATGTGTAAATCCTTTCTACACCCTCAGATATTAACCCTTCCATCATATGAATAGCGATCCCTGATTGGGTAAGGACTTTTTGAGGCTTAGGCCCAATACCACTGACAAGTAAAGCAGCACAATCTTTTAATAATTCAGCCAGGGCTTCCCAACGATCATTACCCGTGCCCTTTCCTGGTGAAGCTCTTCGCTCTACTGGAACAGTTCTACCATCTTCATACTTATATATTCGTATGTGAGTAGCTTCTCCAAGGTGTTCATTAACAAGAAATCCTTCCCGGCTAGTTACACCAACATAGGGTCTTGTTTTTCTGGGAACTCCCATACTTGCTTTAATTAACGCCTGTACTAATTCTTCAGGACTTTTCTGACCAAGTAAGCCAACAGCATCTGCTCTACATCGCATACAGTGAGTCATCTGTGGTAAAAATTTTTGAGCCTCTGACCTAACCTGATGAATCAGTTCACGACTGGGCTCTTCTAGTACGCCAAAAGGAGTTCCTTCTACAGGTTTTAGAGGTAGAATATTATGAACCTTTACCCCTTTATCTTTTAAAAATTCAGCAAGCTTGGGGATCTCTTTATCATTAACCCCAGGAAGTAAAATAGTGTTGATCTTGATCTCAAAACCTGCAGCTAAAGCAGCATCCAATGCCTCAAGCTGCCTTCGTTTTATTTCCTGTCCAGCAGCCAAACCTCTAAATATTTTGACCTTAGGTCTGATCCAACTATAAGTATCAGCAAGAATCTGTTCATCCAGACCATTCATCGTTATAGTCAGGTGGCTGACTCCTACAGTCTTCAGCTCATCAATGTGTTCTGCAAGGGCCAAACCGTTAGTGCTCAAACAGAAGGTCATGTCTGGATCTTCTTCCCTAATGAGTCTAAAGGTTTCAATGGTAGCTTCAGGATTGGCCATAGGATCACCAGGTCCAGCGATACCAACAACGGCTAGATTACTAAGCTTCTCCTTAACTTCCTTGAAGTACTCCAATGCCTGGAGTGGTGTTAACACGGCACTTGTAACGCCAGGTCTGCTTTCATTAACACAGTCATATTTTCTATTACAAAAATTACATTGTACATTACATTTAGGAGCGACTGGGATATGAACTCTGGCACTGGTAGCGTGGTCTTTTTTGTTGAAACAGGGATGTTTCTTACTCATTCTAATCTCCTTTGTTTACCTAAATGTAGGTGTATCCTATTTCCGAAGTATTTTGCTTTATCTCGATTAAGGTATTCACTACCCTATCAAAAAGGGTCAGACTTCCTTCGTAATCTATATGTTTAACTCTAGCAGCACCAAAGCGGTCATGTATGGGAAAACCAATTCTGATTAAGGGTATGTCCAATGCTTTGGACAACTTATATCCTTTACTATTACCAATGAGGAAATCTGCGTCTCCCTTATGTACTAGACTGGTCAAATCATCGAAATCTAAATCAACTTCTACTTGTACCTTTTCCGGATGTTTTAGATTTTGTTCTATTTCTGCCTTTAATAATTTCGTATCAGATCCTGTTGCACAAAGGACAGGAACAATACCTATTTCTTCTAGAAATACAGCCATGGACAAAACTAATTCTGCTTCTCCATAGACAACAGCTTTCTTACCAAAAGTATATTTATGAGCATCTGTATAGGCATCAAGTAGACGGTTACGCATGACAACAAACTCTTCTGGGATTTCCTTGCCTGTTAGCTTACGCATTAATCTGTGAAATCTATCAGACAGCTGTACACCAATAGGCATAGGAATTGTAAACCTTTGTTTATTAAGATTATCCCCTAGGTACTTAGTACCCCCATTTTGAGTAAGAGTTGTAAAGTCGATACAGAAAGAGGCATCACCTGCTTGAGAAATTTGTTCAACAGGAACTCCACCTGGTGAGATCTTTTTATAGGACTCCCAGACTCCACCGTCTAATGTCTCCGAATAATCGCCCATCAATAATAGGGGATAATCATAGACTTTGAAGACTTTCTTGAGCTGTCTTAGATCTTCAGGACTGACTAATCCTGGTGTGATAACACCCAAATTACGAGGGAACTCCTGTTTGGCTAACGAAGAAAGAATCGCACCTATAGCGGCCCAATAACCATCTGCATGGGTACCTCTATAACTTGGAGTTGATACATTGAACAATGTTGGTAACGGGTTTTCACCATGTTGTTTACGAAACTCGGATAACAATAAATTCATATCTTCACCTATTGTTTCTGTTAGACAGGTAGAAGCAATACCAATAGCCTGTGGATTATATTGACTTATTAAGTTGTTAATAGCTGTTGTTAAGTTACGTCCTCCACCAAAAATAGCCGTATCTTCTGTAAACGAAGTAGAAGCAATATCAATGGGTTCTCTATAATGGGAAATCGTGTAGCGCCTCATATAAGTGGCACAACCTTGGGATCCATGGAGGAGAGGAATACAACCCTCTACTCCTTTAAAAGCTAAGCATGCACCCAATGGCGTACATAACTTACAAGCGTTTTGTGTAGCGGTTTTCATCTTACAGAACCTCCTTTCTTAGATTCCATATAGGACTCATAACGGAAGCATGTACTTCAACGGCAAAGTTGTACATTCCTTTGAATCCTGCCAGAGCTATCTTACGTTCGTGATTGTGATCAACAAAACCTAATCCCATTTTCATTGCGATGGGACGTTCTTTAACACCTCCAATAAAGAGATCTGCACCTGTTTCTTTAACAAATTTTGATAATTCGAGAGGATTACTATCATCAACAATTATGGTTCCTGGTTCACATAGGTCCTGAAGCATTTCATAATCTTTTTTATTTCCTGTTTGAGATCCAGCTATCACAACGGTCATTCCCAAATGTTTAAGTGCTTTTATTAGACTAAAAGCCTTAAAGGCCCCACCTACATAGATTGCCGCTTTCTTCCCTTCCAGATCATTTCGAAACGCTGTTAATTGTGGTAACAACTCTGATAATTCATCAGCTACCAACTCTTCTGTTTTTTGACGAATCTCAGGATAATCACTAAAATGTTCTGCAACATCATAAAGAGCCTCAGCCATATCTTCGATTCCGAAATAACTGACACGGATATAAGGTATACCGTATTTTTCTTTCATTAATTCAGCCAAATAGGTCATAGAACCTGAACACTGTACAACATTCAAAACTGCTCCGTGACTTCGGGCAATTCGTTCAACACGGCCATCACCAGTCATTACGGCGACAACCTCTACACCCATTCTTTTGTAGTATTCCTGAATCATCCAGGCTTCACCAGCGAGATTGAACTCACCTAGTATGTTGATACTAACAGGAGATACATTATCTATATTGCCATGACCAATTAGGCTGAATAGCGCCTCACAAGCCGCTTTGTAACCATCTTTCTTAGTTCCTTTGAATCCTTCTGAATGAACAGGTAGAACTGGAATGCCTTTTTCTTGACTTACTTTCTTACATACTGCATTTACGTCATCACCAATAATACCTATGATACAGGTAGAGTAAACAAAAGCAGCTTTAGGTTCATGTCTATCTATTAACTCGATTAGACTTTCATAAAGCTTTTTTTCCCCTCCATATATAACTTGTTTTTCACGAAGGTCAGTTGAAAAGCTGTTTCTATGAAGTTCTGGGCCGGAACTTAGGGCACCTCTTATATCCCAAGTGTAAACAGCACAACCAATAGGGCCGTGTACCAAATGAAGGGCATCAGCAACAGGATAGAGCACAACTCGGCTTCCGCAAAATACACAGGCTCTTTGACTGACAGAACCAGCTTCACTTTTCTTTTCACATGAGATGTTAAAATTATCCTTACCTTTTACTAATATTTGACCTTGTCTTGCAGCTATATAATCCATATTACTTCCCCTTGTTGAATCAACAAAAGCTCATACCCGGTGCTGATCCCAGCCTTCAGCACCGGAACTGAGCATTACATTACTAGCTCGAATCGCTCTTCGGGAGCGTCTCGATCCTGTCGGTCATGGAACAGTCCCAATATTTTTTCTACAATTCGAAGTCCGCCTTCATAACCTAAGGTTGTGAAATAACTGTGGCCAACTCGATCATATATGGGAAATCCATAGCGAAGGAAAGGTAAGTCCTCATCTCTTGCTATATATTTTCCATAAGTATTTCCTATCAATAGATCAACACCTTGTTCTTTGATCCACTGGTGTAATAAGAACATGTCTGCTTGTGGCCCGTTTTTAACTTTTCCATCAATACCATACTGTTCAAATAGCTCTTTGATTCTCTTCTCAAAGTATTTTCCAGGGGTTCCGGATACGACATATACAGGTTCCATATTTAGGTCTAATAAAAACTCTGTAAGAGGTATTAATTGATCAGGATCACCAAAAATCGCCACTCTCTTACCATGAAGATATTGTTCCTGGTCTGTGA contains:
- the nifE gene encoding nitrogenase iron-molybdenum cofactor biosynthesis protein NifE; amino-acid sequence: MDYIAARQGQILVKGKDNFNISCEKKSEAGSVSQRACVFCGSRVVLYPVADALHLVHGPIGCAVYTWDIRGALSSGPELHRNSFSTDLREKQVIYGGEKKLYESLIELIDRHEPKAAFVYSTCIIGIIGDDVNAVCKKVSQEKGIPVLPVHSEGFKGTKKDGYKAACEALFSLIGHGNIDNVSPVSINILGEFNLAGEAWMIQEYYKRMGVEVVAVMTGDGRVERIARSHGAVLNVVQCSGSMTYLAELMKEKYGIPYIRVSYFGIEDMAEALYDVAEHFSDYPEIRQKTEELVADELSELLPQLTAFRNDLEGKKAAIYVGGAFKAFSLIKALKHLGMTVVIAGSQTGNKKDYEMLQDLCEPGTIIVDDSNPLELSKFVKETGADLFIGGVKERPIAMKMGLGFVDHNHERKIALAGFKGMYNFAVEVHASVMSPIWNLRKEVL